Proteins encoded together in one Acidobacteriota bacterium window:
- a CDS encoding HD domain-containing phosphohydrolase, with translation MREYLKLSMNNLITALSNALDLYKSELLISSHHKRVTIIALKIAEYFRLSDGQRNDLFFSAILHDLGISTHKEKISMYQFEFKIPEPHCIRGYELINSTRILKPYSKFILYHHDRWDGKNKSGLKGNKIPLESQIIHLSDRIEILINYDSYVLEQKNSIRKKIKNYSEKLFNPELVDSFIKISEQDSFWFDLASPYLDDILSQLSSESKIIIGLKDLKEIALTFAKIVDDKSEFTKRHSEKIGKTARIIASKLGSSQLECELIEIAGLLHDLGKLSIPDEILDKPSGLTEQEFNIMKKHSYYTYHILGKIEGFEQMKEWAAFHHEKLNGAGYPFKKDKTNLSLFSKIMAVSDIFNALTEERPYRKALDKNDVFKIMDEKVKKEEIDGNIVNVLKNNYEEIISKIKRS, from the coding sequence ATGAGAGAATATCTAAAGTTAAGCATGAATAATCTGATTACTGCTCTTTCAAATGCTCTGGATCTTTACAAGTCAGAACTTCTTATATCAAGCCATCATAAAAGAGTCACAATAATTGCTCTCAAAATAGCGGAGTATTTTAGATTGAGCGATGGTCAAAGGAATGATTTATTCTTTTCAGCAATCCTCCATGATTTAGGAATTTCAACTCATAAGGAAAAAATTTCAATGTATCAATTTGAATTTAAAATCCCAGAACCTCATTGTATTAGAGGCTATGAATTAATAAATTCCACGAGAATTTTAAAGCCTTATTCTAAATTTATCCTTTATCATCATGACAGATGGGATGGCAAAAATAAATCAGGATTAAAAGGAAATAAAATTCCATTGGAGAGCCAGATAATACATCTTTCAGATAGAATAGAGATTTTAATAAATTATGATTCCTATGTTTTAGAACAAAAAAATTCAATCAGAAAAAAGATTAAAAATTATTCAGAAAAATTATTCAATCCAGAATTGGTTGATTCTTTCATAAAAATTAGTGAACAAGATAGTTTCTGGTTTGACCTCGCTTCTCCTTACCTGGATGATATTCTCTCTCAATTAAGCAGCGAATCGAAGATAATAATCGGATTAAAAGATTTAAAAGAAATAGCTTTGACTTTTGCTAAAATTGTGGATGACAAGAGTGAATTCACAAAGAGACATTCAGAAAAAATTGGAAAAACAGCAAGAATAATAGCATCTAAATTGGGTTCATCCCAATTAGAGTGTGAGCTGATAGAAATAGCAGGGCTTTTGCACGATCTTGGCAAACTTTCAATCCCCGATGAAATTCTTGATAAACCATCCGGATTAACTGAACAGGAATTTAACATAATGAAAAAACATAGTTACTATACTTACCATATTCTGGGAAAAATCGAAGGCTTTGAACAGATGAAAGAGTGGGCTGCATTCCATCATGAAAAATTGAACGGTGCCGGATATCCCTTTAAAAAAGATAAAACAAATTTATCTTTATTTTCAAAGATTATGGCTGTAAGTGATATATTTAATGCTCTCACCGAAGAAAGACCATATCGAAAAGCATTGGACAAAAATGATGTATTCAAAATTATGGATGAAAAGGTAAAAAAAGAAGAAATCGATGGGAATATAGTTAATGTCCTCAAGAATAATTACGAGGAAATAATCTCTAAAATTAAGAGAAGCTAA
- a CDS encoding metallophosphoesterase: MKQKIKQNLLLITVIILSFIAGGIAYKYKFPVFSYVDKFLNVFYPEFFYPAYEQKSSEIFEKKEVTHPFTFIVYGDSREFAGIQKTLVVKKIIEERPSFVIHLGDMVTYSDEHQWEIFDAFDGEIIKNGIPFYPVLGNHEYRVMFQERGEPSKLLRSYFKRFPFLEERRWYSFVYGNCKFIILDTMTDHSPESAQARWLKEELKKKDSDFLFVAMHHPPYTKTTHGGARKAEKKLAQLFESYAQEDFKKVDIVFAAHKHNYERYVNNRINYVVSAGGGAPPYLVKRDKNDIFREKGFTYHYCKIRIKEKDAIFQMIQLKNNLKSWKIGDAFSFSN, from the coding sequence ATGAAACAAAAAATAAAACAGAATCTCCTTTTAATAACTGTAATAATCTTATCGTTTATAGCTGGTGGAATTGCTTATAAGTATAAATTTCCAGTTTTTTCCTATGTTGATAAATTTCTAAATGTTTTTTATCCAGAGTTTTTCTATCCGGCTTATGAACAGAAATCCTCGGAAATATTTGAAAAGAAAGAGGTCACCCATCCCTTTACTTTCATTGTTTATGGTGATTCAAGAGAGTTTGCAGGAATTCAAAAGACTTTAGTTGTCAAAAAGATTATTGAGGAGAGGCCATCTTTTGTCATCCATTTAGGTGACATGGTTACATACAGTGATGAGCATCAATGGGAAATATTTGATGCTTTTGATGGTGAGATTATTAAGAATGGAATTCCTTTTTACCCTGTCCTTGGGAATCACGAATACAGAGTGATGTTTCAGGAGAGAGGAGAACCTTCAAAATTACTCAGGAGTTATTTTAAAAGATTTCCATTTCTTGAGGAGAGAAGATGGTATTCTTTTGTATATGGGAATTGCAAATTTATAATCCTTGATACAATGACTGACCATTCTCCTGAAAGTGCCCAGGCCAGATGGCTGAAAGAAGAACTAAAAAAGAAAGACTCAGATTTTTTGTTTGTGGCCATGCATCATCCACCTTATACAAAGACTACCCATGGTGGAGCGAGGAAAGCTGAAAAGAAATTGGCGCAACTGTTCGAAAGTTACGCTCAGGAGGACTTTAAAAAAGTAGATATTGTTTTTGCAGCTCACAAGCATAATTATGAAAGGTATGTAAATAACAGAATTAATTATGTAGTTTCAGCTGGCGGAGGAGCTCCTCCTTATCTGGTAAAACGGGATAAAAATGATATTTTCAGAGAAAAAGGATTTACATACCACTACTGTAAAATAAGAATAAAAGAGAAAGATGCAATTTTTCAAATGATTCAACTGAAAAATAACCTTAAATCTTGGAAAATAGGAGACGCTTTTTCTTTTTCCAATTAG